In a single window of the Nodularia spumigena CCY9414 genome:
- the thiO gene encoding glycine oxidase ThiO — translation MTSDVLIIGGGAIGLAIAVELKLRGGSVTVLCHDFQAAATHAAAGMLAPDAENIPNPVMGSLCRRSRALYSDWTQKLEDLTGLNTGYWPCGILAPVYQGQGDKLNASTTAHTAQFPYWLNQAAIHQYQPGLGSEVVGGWWYPEDGQVDNRALINVLRTAAESLGVEFKDGIKVEAFLQQQGEVQGVQTNTGVIRAAHYVLATGAWSNELLPLPVNPRKGQMLKVRVPDFIPELPLTRVLFGDNIYIVPRRNRSIIIGATSEDVGFTPHNTPAGIQTLLQQAISLYPQLQDYPIQEFWWGFRPATPDELPIFGTSHCKNLTLATGHYRNGILLAPITAALIADLIWSQKSDPILSNFHYSRFHSQSSTPTSMFTHSANFSKGNIAVKDAIHPVSIDSPLVIAGKTFQSRLMTGTGKYRSIEEMQQSIVASGCQIVTVAVRRVQTKAAGHENLAEALDWTKIWMLPNTAGCETAEEAIRVARLGREMAKLLGQEDNNFVKLEVIPDPKYLLPDPIGTLQAAEQLVKEGFAVLPYINADPMLAKRLEDVGCATVMPLASPIGSGQGLKTTANIQIIIENANIPVVVDAGIGAPSEAAQAMELGADALLINSAIALSQNPPAMAQAMNLAAVAGRLAYLAGRMPLKTYASASSPLTGTIIN, via the coding sequence ATGACTAGTGACGTTTTAATTATTGGTGGCGGTGCGATTGGCTTGGCGATCGCCGTAGAATTAAAATTGCGCGGAGGCTCAGTCACCGTGCTTTGCCATGATTTTCAGGCGGCTGCTACCCACGCCGCCGCCGGGATGTTAGCACCAGATGCCGAAAATATCCCTAATCCGGTAATGGGTTCTTTGTGTAGGCGATCGCGTGCCTTATATTCAGACTGGACGCAAAAACTCGAAGATTTGACTGGTTTAAATACTGGTTACTGGCCTTGTGGAATATTAGCACCAGTTTATCAAGGACAAGGGGACAAATTAAATGCTTCCACCACTGCCCACACTGCCCAATTCCCATACTGGCTAAATCAAGCCGCAATTCATCAATATCAGCCAGGATTGGGTTCGGAAGTAGTTGGTGGCTGGTGGTATCCTGAAGACGGACAAGTTGATAATCGTGCTTTAATAAATGTACTGAGGACAGCTGCTGAGTCCCTTGGTGTTGAATTCAAAGATGGTATTAAAGTAGAAGCATTTTTACAGCAGCAAGGAGAAGTACAGGGTGTACAAACCAACACAGGAGTAATTCGTGCTGCTCATTATGTCTTAGCCACAGGTGCTTGGTCTAATGAATTATTACCATTACCTGTAAATCCTCGCAAAGGACAAATGCTGAAAGTGCGAGTACCGGATTTTATCCCAGAATTGCCCCTGACACGAGTTTTATTCGGAGATAATATTTATATCGTACCGAGGCGCAACCGTTCTATCATTATTGGGGCAACGAGCGAAGATGTCGGCTTTACGCCCCACAATACGCCCGCAGGTATTCAAACCTTACTACAACAAGCTATTAGCCTATATCCTCAATTACAGGATTATCCCATTCAGGAATTTTGGTGGGGATTTCGACCAGCTACACCCGATGAGTTACCGATTTTCGGTACTAGCCACTGTAAAAATTTAACTTTGGCTACAGGTCATTATCGTAATGGTATATTACTTGCGCCCATAACCGCAGCATTAATTGCCGATTTGATTTGGTCACAAAAATCTGACCCCATATTGTCTAATTTCCACTATTCCCGCTTTCATAGCCAGTCATCTACTCCCACTTCTATGTTCACCCACTCTGCTAACTTCTCTAAGGGAAATATTGCCGTTAAAGATGCAATTCATCCCGTCTCTATAGATTCACCACTTGTAATCGCTGGCAAAACTTTTCAATCTCGTTTAATGACGGGAACCGGCAAATATCGCAGCATTGAAGAAATGCAGCAAAGTATTGTTGCTAGTGGTTGCCAAATTGTCACTGTGGCAGTAAGAAGGGTGCAAACTAAAGCCGCAGGGCATGAGAATTTAGCCGAAGCTCTGGATTGGACAAAAATCTGGATGTTGCCCAATACTGCCGGCTGTGAAACCGCAGAGGAGGCAATTCGTGTGGCTCGTTTGGGGCGAGAAATGGCGAAACTATTGGGACAGGAAGATAACAATTTTGTGAAATTAGAAGTAATACCTGATCCTAAATATTTACTTCCTGATCCGATTGGGACGCTACAAGCGGCAGAACAGCTAGTGAAAGAAGGTTTTGCCGTACTGCCTTATATCAATGCCGATCCGATGCTAGCCAAGCGCCTAGAAGATGTTGGTTGTGCCACAGTCATGCCTTTAGCGTCGCCCATTGGTTCGGGACAAGGGCTAAAAACCACTGCTAATATTCAAATTATCATTGAAAATGCCAATATACCAGTAGTGGTAGATGCCGGAATTGGCGCACCATCAGAAGCTGCTCAGGCGATGGAATTAGGTGCAGATGCTTTATTAATTAATAGTGCGATCGCTCTTTCCCAAAACCCCCCAGCAATGGCTCAAGCCATGAATTTAGCAGCAGTAGCCGGTCGTTTAGCATATCTAGCTGGCAGAATGCCCCTGAAAACCTACGCCAGTGCAAGTTCACCTCTGACTGGCACAATTATTAATTAG
- the cimA gene encoding citramalate synthase, with product MTIHPSPQLWLYDTTLRDGTQREGLSVSIEDKLRIARRLDQLGVPFIEGGWPGANPKDVQFFWQLQEYPLKQAEIVAFCSTRRPNTTAETEPMLQAILTAGTRWVTVFGKSWDLHVTAGLKTTLAENLAMISDTIEYLCSQGRRVIYDAEHWFDGYKQNRDYALQTLEAAIASGAEWLVLCDTNGGTLPHEISQIVESVINHVSSVNTQQPIPQIGIHTHNDSETAVANALAAVMAGAKMVQGTINGYGERCGNANLCSLIPNLQLKLGYSCIAEHQLNQLTEASRFVSEVVNLAPDEHAPFVGRSAFAHKGGIHVSAVERNPLTYEHIQPEQVGNRRRIVISEQSGLSNVLAKARTFGIELDKDKPAARQILQRLKELESEGYQFEAAEASFALLMYEALGERQQFFEVKGFQVHCDLVEGKERNNALATVKIGVNGKNILEAAEGNGPVAALDAALRKALVNFYPQIATFELTDYKVRILNGHTGTAAKTRVLVESGTGSQRWTTVGVSPNILAASYQAVVEGLEYGLLLHSPEWGVGSGE from the coding sequence ATGACCATACACCCCTCACCTCAACTTTGGCTCTATGACACCACGCTACGAGATGGCACACAGCGCGAAGGGTTATCAGTTTCTATAGAAGATAAGTTACGCATTGCCCGCAGACTCGACCAACTGGGGGTTCCCTTCATCGAAGGTGGTTGGCCTGGTGCCAATCCCAAGGATGTTCAGTTCTTCTGGCAATTGCAAGAATATCCGCTTAAACAAGCAGAAATCGTGGCCTTTTGTTCCACACGCCGCCCTAACACCACGGCGGAAACTGAGCCAATGCTGCAAGCGATTCTGACTGCGGGTACTCGTTGGGTAACAGTTTTTGGCAAATCGTGGGATTTACACGTTACAGCCGGACTCAAGACGACTTTAGCAGAAAATCTCGCCATGATTAGCGATACTATCGAGTATCTTTGTTCTCAAGGGCGACGCGTGATTTATGATGCCGAACATTGGTTTGATGGCTACAAGCAAAATCGCGATTATGCTTTACAGACATTAGAAGCTGCGATCGCATCTGGTGCCGAATGGCTAGTCCTCTGTGATACAAATGGCGGTACTTTACCCCACGAAATTAGTCAAATAGTGGAATCAGTCATTAATCATGTGTCATCAGTCAATACTCAACAACCAATTCCCCAAATTGGTATTCACACTCATAACGATTCAGAAACAGCCGTGGCTAATGCCTTAGCTGCCGTCATGGCAGGGGCGAAAATGGTACAGGGTACAATTAACGGCTACGGTGAAAGATGTGGTAATGCTAACCTCTGTTCATTAATTCCCAATCTACAACTGAAGCTTGGTTATAGCTGTATAGCTGAACACCAGCTAAATCAACTTACAGAAGCTAGTCGCTTTGTGAGTGAAGTAGTAAACCTCGCCCCCGATGAACACGCGCCCTTTGTGGGACGTTCAGCTTTTGCACATAAAGGTGGTATCCATGTCTCAGCAGTAGAACGAAATCCCCTAACTTACGAACACATTCAACCAGAACAAGTCGGTAACCGTCGCCGCATCGTCATTTCCGAACAATCTGGACTCAGTAATGTTTTAGCCAAAGCTCGAACATTTGGTATTGAACTAGATAAAGACAAACCAGCCGCCCGACAAATTCTACAACGCCTCAAAGAATTAGAAAGTGAAGGATATCAATTTGAAGCAGCAGAGGCGAGTTTTGCACTTTTGATGTACGAAGCTTTGGGTGAGCGTCAGCAGTTCTTTGAAGTCAAAGGCTTTCAAGTACATTGTGATTTAGTGGAAGGTAAAGAAAGGAACAATGCCCTAGCCACGGTGAAAATAGGTGTTAATGGCAAAAATATTCTCGAAGCAGCCGAAGGAAACGGACCCGTTGCGGCTTTAGATGCCGCCTTACGCAAAGCTTTGGTCAACTTTTATCCCCAAATTGCCACCTTTGAGTTGACAGATTATAAAGTGCGGATTCTCAACGGACATACAGGTACAGCCGCTAAAACTCGTGTATTAGTAGAATCAGGTACTGGTTCTCAACGCTGGACGACTGTAGGAGTTTCGCCCAATATTTTGGCAGCTTCCTATCAAGCAGTGGTAGAGGGATTGGAATATGGTTTGTTGTTACATTCCCCAGAGTGGGGAGTGGGGAGTGGGGAGTAG
- the psb34 gene encoding photosystem II assembly protein Psb34: MPYTNEEGGRLNNFASEPKVYQAEPPTNKQKITYILLGLAGAGLVVGLIFVAFSVSNVG, translated from the coding sequence ATGCCCTATACAAACGAAGAAGGCGGTCGTCTGAACAATTTTGCCAGTGAACCCAAGGTTTATCAAGCAGAACCTCCGACAAACAAGCAAAAGATTACCTATATTTTATTAGGACTCGCTGGCGCTGGTTTAGTTGTTGGTTTGATTTTTGTTGCCTTCTCTGTTTCTAATGTCGGTTGA
- a CDS encoding 2Fe-2S iron-sulfur cluster-binding protein → MPKVLAQGKTIECDRGAKLGRVLQHNGIDLYNGGAKLINCRGIGSCGTCAVKVEGEVSAANWRDKARRSLPPHSPTAELRLACQTQVLGDVKVTKFAGFWGEGSQIVWTPEG, encoded by the coding sequence ATGCCCAAGGTACTAGCTCAGGGTAAGACAATTGAGTGCGATCGGGGAGCTAAATTAGGTCGAGTTTTGCAGCACAACGGTATTGACCTCTACAATGGCGGTGCTAAGTTAATCAACTGTCGAGGAATTGGCAGCTGTGGAACTTGTGCAGTCAAGGTAGAAGGTGAGGTATCTGCCGCAAATTGGCGCGACAAAGCCAGACGTTCCCTTCCTCCCCATTCTCCTACAGCAGAACTGCGTTTAGCCTGTCAAACTCAGGTACTAGGGGATGTAAAAGTCACAAAATTCGCTGGATTTTGGGGAGAAGGTTCTCAAATAGTATGGACACCAGAAGGTTAG